The Methanohalophilus portucalensis genome window below encodes:
- the carA gene encoding glutamine-hydrolyzing carbamoyl-phosphate synthase small subunit, with protein MMSAVIGLEDGTIVTGTGFGAEGTVCGELVFTTQYTGYEEALSDPSYKGQILMFTYPLIGNYGVSDECFESDGVKAEGLVVRQACPDPFHHSSKRTIYKLMEDEGKPGIAGVDTRMLTLNNREHGTMRAALINGSDDGEAAVQLAREQPKISDIDLISKVTCNEAYSVKSKIDTSDKKHIVLIDLGMKAHIMDSLLARGMDVTVVPASTPASAISDYEPDLLFLSNGPGDPQNAIEATKAVNYFASELPIAGICLGHQVISRAMGADTYKLKFGHRGANQPVKDLSSSIVHITSQNHGFAVDNDSLEATELYTTELNTNDNTIEGVAHRDLDILSVQYHPDAHPGPMDTEKQFFDKIYKMAGGDK; from the coding sequence ATGATGAGTGCAGTAATTGGTTTGGAAGATGGGACAATTGTCACAGGCACCGGTTTTGGTGCCGAAGGTACAGTTTGCGGAGAACTCGTTTTTACTACTCAATATACCGGTTATGAGGAGGCGCTAAGTGATCCTTCCTATAAGGGTCAGATCCTTATGTTCACTTATCCCCTTATTGGTAATTATGGTGTCAGCGATGAATGTTTTGAATCAGATGGTGTAAAGGCCGAAGGCCTTGTAGTCAGACAAGCATGTCCTGACCCTTTTCATCACAGTTCAAAACGCACCATTTACAAACTCATGGAAGATGAGGGAAAACCGGGTATTGCCGGGGTTGACACCCGGATGCTCACCCTGAATAACAGGGAGCATGGTACAATGAGAGCTGCCCTTATTAATGGAAGTGATGACGGCGAAGCAGCCGTGCAGCTTGCAAGGGAGCAACCCAAAATATCAGATATTGACTTAATTTCCAAAGTAACATGTAATGAAGCATATAGTGTAAAAAGCAAGATTGATACCTCTGATAAAAAACATATTGTACTTATTGATCTGGGTATGAAAGCCCATATTATGGATAGCCTGCTTGCAAGAGGTATGGATGTAACAGTAGTCCCTGCATCAACACCTGCTTCAGCAATAAGTGATTATGAACCTGATCTTCTTTTCCTTTCCAATGGTCCGGGAGATCCACAGAATGCGATAGAAGCCACAAAGGCTGTGAACTATTTTGCATCGGAATTACCCATTGCAGGTATATGTCTGGGCCATCAGGTTATTTCAAGGGCTATGGGAGCAGATACATACAAACTCAAATTCGGACACAGGGGAGCCAACCAGCCGGTAAAGGATCTTTCAAGCTCAATTGTACATATTACTTCCCAGAACCATGGATTTGCTGTTGATAATGATTCTCTTGAGGCAACCGAGCTATACACTACCGAGCTCAATACCAATGACAACACGATCGAAGGTGTGGCACACCGGGACCTTGATATCCTGAGTGTACAATATCATCCGGATGCGCATCCGGGACCAATGGATACTGAAAAACAATTCTTTGACAAAATTTACAAAATGGCAGGGGGCGATAAATGA
- the carB gene encoding carbamoyl-phosphate synthase large subunit: MPIRTDIKKIMLIGSGPIMIGQAAEFDFSGSQACRSLREEGFEVVLVNSNPATIMTDPEMADSVYIEPLEAPLIGEIIEKERPDGIIAGLGGQTGLNVTSELAELGILEKYGVEMLGTPLDAITNTEDRELFKQTMENIGEKVPRSKAISSLQEAEEVIDELGLPIIVRPAYTLGGAGGGIAHTKEELLQIVDRGIRLSRINQVLVEESVLGWKEFEYEVMRDSNDTCIVICNMENIDPMGVHTGESIVVTPSQTLNDEEHQMLRTAAIKIIRELGIEGGCNIQFATKDGEYRVVEVNPRVSRSSALASKATGYPIARVTAKIVVGMTLDEILNDVTKKTPASFEPTIDYVVTKIPRWPFDKFVTADKTLTTAMKSTGEVMAIGRTIEESMLKAIRSLDNDMDFDIKGRDDPEIITLLKTPTSERLFVIYEALKKGYSIEQISEYTGIDHFFLQKMANIVDMESQVAEQLFQNGNANIDLLLKAKRMGFTDSRIAKCCSKTREEINNIRRDGAITSTYKMVDTCAAEFAAETPYYYSCYETMCECKPTDRKKILILGAGPIRIGQGIEFDYCTVHAVQAIREEDIEAHIINNNPETVSTDYDTSDKLFFEPLTLEDVMNVIERENPDGVLVQFGGQTSVNLAIPLQKELARRTDLKTKIMGTSPENMDVAEDREKFNQRLAKMKINQPDAGYAISEKEALKVATDIGYPVLVRPSYVLGGRAMEIVYDSADLERYMKEAVRVSPEHPILIDDFLEGAVEIDVDAVSDGKDVLIGAIMEHIEEAGVHSGDSACVIPPYDLSEKILETVRDYTRKIAMALEVKGLINIQMATKDGEVYVLEANPRSSRTIPFVSKSSGIPLAKIAAQVIIGHSLSDLGYLQDREPVLNHYSVKEVLLPFDKLPGADPVLGPEMKSTGEVMGIDYDFGRAFFKAQLSADNLLPLNGKVFLSIRERDKEAIVEIARRLQEMGLELMGTKGTARYLSDKGISMEAVMKVHEGSPNVIDMLRRGDVAFIINTPTSRQSRKDGYHIRRAAVDFKVPYITTIQAARASVEAIKAMAEGSSTIKSINEYHEEIRRNN, translated from the coding sequence ATGCCAATAAGGACTGACATAAAAAAGATAATGCTCATAGGTTCCGGTCCAATTATGATAGGACAGGCTGCAGAATTTGATTTCTCGGGAAGTCAGGCCTGCCGCTCCCTGCGTGAAGAAGGATTTGAAGTCGTACTTGTAAACTCCAATCCGGCAACTATTATGACAGATCCGGAGATGGCGGATTCTGTTTACATTGAACCTCTGGAAGCCCCGCTAATCGGTGAAATCATTGAAAAAGAGCGGCCCGACGGTATAATTGCCGGATTGGGTGGACAGACGGGTCTTAATGTTACAAGTGAACTTGCAGAGCTGGGTATTCTTGAAAAATACGGCGTAGAGATGCTGGGTACGCCTCTTGATGCAATCACAAATACTGAGGACCGGGAACTTTTCAAGCAGACCATGGAAAACATCGGGGAAAAAGTTCCCCGCAGCAAGGCTATTTCCTCTTTGCAGGAAGCAGAAGAAGTGATAGATGAACTTGGTCTTCCCATTATTGTCCGCCCGGCCTATACCCTGGGAGGTGCAGGCGGAGGAATTGCCCATACAAAGGAAGAACTATTGCAGATCGTGGATAGGGGAATCCGGCTGAGCCGCATTAATCAGGTACTCGTGGAGGAAAGTGTCCTGGGCTGGAAAGAATTTGAGTATGAAGTAATGCGTGATTCTAATGATACCTGCATTGTTATCTGTAATATGGAAAACATTGATCCCATGGGTGTCCATACAGGTGAATCAATAGTAGTTACCCCTTCCCAGACACTTAATGATGAAGAGCACCAGATGCTCAGGACCGCAGCTATCAAGATAATCCGGGAATTGGGTATTGAAGGTGGATGTAATATCCAGTTTGCAACAAAGGACGGCGAATATCGTGTAGTGGAGGTCAATCCCCGTGTGTCCCGTTCCTCGGCTCTTGCCTCCAAGGCGACCGGTTATCCGATTGCCCGTGTAACCGCCAAGATTGTTGTGGGAATGACACTTGATGAAATCCTCAATGATGTCACAAAGAAAACCCCTGCATCCTTTGAGCCAACCATTGATTATGTGGTTACAAAGATACCCAGGTGGCCTTTTGACAAGTTCGTAACTGCAGACAAGACACTTACCACAGCCATGAAGAGTACCGGTGAGGTCATGGCTATCGGAAGGACGATTGAAGAGTCCATGCTAAAGGCCATCCGTTCCCTGGATAACGATATGGACTTTGATATTAAAGGCAGGGATGACCCGGAGATTATCACACTACTTAAAACACCGACAAGCGAACGCCTTTTTGTTATCTATGAAGCCCTGAAGAAAGGTTACTCCATTGAACAAATTTCTGAGTATACGGGTATTGATCATTTCTTCCTGCAAAAAATGGCAAATATTGTAGATATGGAGTCACAGGTTGCAGAACAACTTTTCCAAAACGGAAACGCAAATATCGATCTCCTTCTAAAAGCCAAGAGAATGGGATTTACTGACAGCAGGATAGCTAAATGTTGTTCAAAGACCCGGGAAGAAATAAATAATATACGCAGGGACGGGGCCATCACTTCCACTTACAAGATGGTGGATACATGTGCGGCAGAATTTGCTGCAGAGACTCCTTATTATTATTCATGTTATGAAACGATGTGTGAATGTAAGCCCACAGACAGGAAGAAGATCCTGATTCTGGGTGCCGGTCCCATACGTATCGGCCAGGGAATAGAGTTTGATTACTGTACGGTGCATGCAGTCCAGGCCATACGTGAGGAAGATATAGAAGCCCATATAATCAATAACAATCCTGAAACGGTTTCTACTGACTATGATACTTCGGATAAGTTGTTCTTCGAACCCCTGACACTTGAAGATGTAATGAATGTCATTGAAAGGGAAAATCCGGACGGTGTGCTCGTACAATTTGGTGGGCAGACTTCGGTTAACCTTGCAATCCCCCTGCAAAAGGAACTTGCCAGGCGCACAGACCTGAAGACGAAGATAATGGGAACTTCCCCTGAAAATATGGATGTGGCAGAAGACAGGGAAAAATTCAATCAGCGTCTTGCAAAAATGAAAATCAATCAGCCGGATGCAGGTTATGCGATATCCGAAAAAGAAGCTCTTAAGGTTGCAACTGATATTGGTTATCCGGTACTTGTACGTCCCTCCTATGTACTTGGGGGAAGGGCAATGGAAATCGTTTATGATTCCGCAGATCTGGAGCGGTACATGAAAGAAGCTGTCAGGGTATCACCCGAACATCCCATCCTTATTGATGATTTCCTTGAGGGTGCGGTTGAAATCGATGTGGACGCTGTGAGTGACGGAAAGGATGTCCTGATCGGTGCAATCATGGAACACATCGAAGAAGCAGGAGTACATTCCGGTGATTCTGCCTGTGTGATCCCTCCTTATGATCTCTCTGAGAAAATCCTTGAAACGGTTCGGGATTATACCAGAAAGATTGCTATGGCGCTTGAGGTAAAGGGCCTTATAAACATCCAGATGGCGACAAAAGATGGCGAGGTTTATGTACTGGAAGCAAATCCAAGGTCCAGCCGTACTATCCCCTTTGTATCAAAGTCTTCCGGGATTCCCCTGGCAAAGATCGCTGCACAGGTTATCATCGGCCACAGCCTCAGTGACCTTGGCTACCTGCAGGACAGAGAGCCCGTACTGAATCATTATTCTGTCAAGGAAGTCCTCCTTCCGTTTGACAAATTGCCCGGTGCAGATCCTGTGCTTGGCCCTGAAATGAAGAGTACCGGTGAAGTAATGGGTATTGATTATGACTTTGGGAGAGCATTTTTCAAGGCCCAGCTAAGTGCTGATAACCTCCTTCCGCTGAATGGAAAAGTTTTCCTGTCCATCAGGGAGCGAGATAAGGAAGCAATTGTAGAAATTGCCCGCAGGTTGCAGGAAATGGGACTTGAACTCATGGGTACAAAAGGTACTGCACGCTATCTTTCCGATAAAGGTATCAGTATGGAGGCTGTCATGAAAGTGCATGAAGGCAGTCCCAATGTCATTGATATGCTCAGGAGAGGCGATGTTGCCTTTATCATAAATACCCCGACATCCCGCCAATCCAGGAAAGATGGTTACCATATACGCAGGGCAGCAGTGGATTTCAAGGTTCCATATATTACAACTATACAGGCTGCACGTGCTTCAGTTGAAGCCATTAAAGCGATGGCTGAGGGCAGCAGCACGATTAAATCAATTAACGAATATCATGAAGAGATCCGCCGTAACAATTAA